In Physeter macrocephalus isolate SW-GA chromosome 2, ASM283717v5, whole genome shotgun sequence, a single window of DNA contains:
- the LOC102994691 gene encoding gamma-crystallin C, translating into MGKITFYEDRGFQGRCYECSSDCPNLQPYFSRCNSIRVDSGCWMLYERPNYQGHQYFLRRGDYPDYQHWMGFNDSIRSCCLIPHTSSHRLRLYEREDYKGLMVELSEDCSCIQDRFRLNEVRSLHVLEGCWVLYEMPNYCGRQYLLRPQEYRRYHDWGAMDAKAGSLRRVVDLY; encoded by the exons ATGGGGAAG ATCACCTTCTACGAGGACCGGGGCTTTCAGGGCCGCTGCTACGAGTGCAGCAGCGACTGCCCCAACCTGCAGCCCTACTTCAGCCGCTGCAACTCCATCCGGGTGGACAGCGGCTGCTGGATGCTCTACGAGCGCCCCAACTACCAGGGCCACCAGTACTTCCTGCGGCGCGGCGACTACCCTGACTACCAGCACTGGATGGGCTTCAACGACTCCATCCGGTCCTGCTGTCTCATCCCCCAC ACAAGCTCCCACAGACTGCGGCTGTATGAGAGAGAGGATTACAAAGGCCTCATGGTGGAGCTGAGCGAGGACTGCTCCTGCATCCAGGACCGCTTCCGCCTGAATGAGGTCCGCTCCCTCCACGTGCTGGAGGGCTGCTGGGTCCTCTATGAGATGCCCAACTACTGCGGCCGGCAGTACCTACTGCGACCCCAAGAGTACAGGCGCTACCACGACTGGGGGGCCATGGATGCTAAGGCCGGATCTTTGCGGAGGGTGGTGGATTTATACTAA